One window of the Eucalyptus grandis isolate ANBG69807.140 chromosome 6, ASM1654582v1, whole genome shotgun sequence genome contains the following:
- the LOC104449629 gene encoding serine carboxypeptidase-like 42, which translates to MTGREWACWVLIVLGGVWSVVVVVEGYPAQDLVVNLPGQPKVGFRQFAGYVDVDVKHGRSLFYYFVEADKDPESKPLALWLNGGPGCSSIGGGAFTELGPFYPRGDGRGLRRNSMSWNRASNLLFVESPAGVGWSYSNTTSDYNCGDESSAKDLHTFFLKWFEKFPTYKSRDLFLTGESYAGHYIPQLAVALLDHNAHSTGFKFNLKGIAIGNPLLKLDRDAPATYEFFWSHGMISDELGLTIMNECDFDDYLFASPHNVTQTCNDALSKANVIVGDYINNYDVILDMCYPSIVEQELRLRKTATKLSVGVDVCMTYERRFYLNLPEVQKALHANRTNLPYPWSMCSGVVNYSDTDGNIDMLPLLKRIVQNHIPVWVFSGDQDSVVPLLGSRTLIRELAHNLNFKVTVPYGAWFHKGQVGGWATEYGNLLTFATVRGAAHMVPYAQPSRALHLFSSFVRGRRLPNTTRPSIDD; encoded by the exons ATGACGGGCAGAGAGTGGGCGTGTTGGGTGTTGATTGTTTTGGGGGGTGTTTggtcggtggtggtggtggtggaaggATATCCAGCACAAGATCTGGTTGTGAATTTGCCTGGTCAGCCCAAGGTTGGGTTCAGGCAATTCGCTGGTTATGTTGACGTGGATGTGAAGCATGGGAGGAGCTTGTTTTACTACTTCGTTGAGGCTGACAAGGACCCTGAGAGCAAGCCCCTCGCTCTCTGGCTCAATGGAG GCCCAGGTTGTTCGTCTATTGGTGGCGGAGCATTCACGGAGTTGGGGCCATTTTATCCGAGAGGAGATGGCCGAGGCCTTCGAAGAAATTCAATGTCATGGAATAGAG CTTCGAACCTCCTCTTTGTTGAATCTCCTGCTGGAGTGGGATGGTCATACTCAAACACAACTTCGGACTATAATTGCGGAGATGAATCCAGCG CTAAGGATCTGCACACATTCTTCTTGAAATGGTTTGAGAAGTTTCCCACGTACAAGTCAAGAGATTTGTTTCTCACTGGAGAAAGCTATGCAG GGCATTACATACCGCAGTTGGCTGTTGCTCTGCTGGACCATAACGCACACTCGACTGGTTTCAAGTTCAATCTTAAAGGAATTGCA ATAGGAAATCCACTTCTCAAACTTGATAGAGATGCCCCAGCAACGTATGAATTTTTCTGGTCCCATGGAATGATCTCCGATGAACTCGGCCTTACCATTATGAATGAGTGTGATTTTGATGACTATCTCTTTGCAAGTCCTCACAACGTAACTCAAACTTGCAACGACGCCTTGAGTAAAGCAAACGTCATCGTTGGTGACTACATAAATAATTATGATGTCATCCTTGACATGTGTTACCCATCAATAGTGGAACAAGAACTTCGGCTGCGAAAAACG GCCACCAAGTTAAGTGTGGGGGTTGATGTATGTATGACCTATGAGCGTCGCTTCTACCTCAACCTACCCGAGGTTCAGAAGGCACTTCATGCAAATCGGACAAATTTGCCTTATCCATGGTCGATGTGCAGCGG TGTTGTGAATTACAGCGACACAGATGGTAACATCGACATGCTTCCCTTACTCAAGCGGATAGTTCAGAACCATATCCCCGTCTGGGTTTTCAG CGGTGACCAGGACTCTGTCGTGCCACTGCTTGGATCACGGACGCTTATCCGCGAGCTAGCTCATAATCTGAATTTTAAGGTTACAGTTCCATATGGAGCTTGGTTTCACAAAGGCCAG GTGGGAGGTTGGGCGACAGAGTATGGGAATTTATTGACATTTGCGACGGTCAGAGGTGCTGCACATATGGTGCCTTATGCACAGCCATCAAGAGCTTTGCATCTGTTCAGTTCATTCGTGCGTGGGCGGAGATTGCCAAACACAACACGCCCTTCCATCGACGATTGA
- the LOC104449625 gene encoding putative UDP-glucuronate:xylan alpha-glucuronosyltransferase 3 isoform X2, translating to MRGPSPGSIEPRHRLSTSSNDETFKRRFQRSKYFKGVEKAFYLPIQARNLNCKISTLKVVLLIILLGTFLTLYCSPAIYNTDHPTSSSSRPSLIGRWTRETAGADLRYASLLDINWDQISTSVEKLTDKNEYQGVGLLNFNENEIDKWKQLFPDPEHVILHLEHVAYNVTWESLYPEWIDEEEEFEVPTCPFLPQLQVPGKPRLDLIAVKLPCNKAGRWSRDVARLHLQLAAARLAASAKGYHPVRVLFVTECFPIPNLFTCKELITRKGNVWLYEPDLNKLREKARLPVGSCELAVPLKAKGHFYSERAHREAYATILHSAHVYVCGAIAAAQSIRMAGSTRDLVILVDKTISDYHRKGLEEAGWKIHTIQRIRNPKAEKDAYNEWNYSKFRLWQLTDYDKIIFIDADLLILRNIDFLFEMPEISATGNNATLFNSGVMVVEPSNCTFQLLMDHINEIESYNGGDQGYLNEIFTWWHRIPKHMNFLKHFWEGDEVEKKEMKTRLFGADPPILYVLHYLGNKPWLCFRDYDCNWNVDILQEFASDVAHRTWWKVHDAMPENLHKFCLLRSKQKAGLEWDRRQAEKGNYTDGHWKIKIKDERLKTCFEKFCFWESMLWHWGEKNWTDNATVTPSLPAISTSSLPSL from the exons TGACGAGACATTTAAGAGAAGGTTCCAAAGGAGTAAATATTTCAAAGGTGTTGAGAAAGCTTTCTATTTACCCATCCAAGCAAGGAATTTGAACTGCAAGATATCAACCTTGAAAGTTGTTCTGCTTATCATTTTACTGGGAACTTTTCTGACACTCTATTGTTCTCCGGCAATTTATAATACAGATCATCCCACTAGTTCTTCATCTCG GCCAAGTCTCATTGGTAGATGGACAAGAGAGACTGCCGGTGCAGATCTCCGCTATGCGTCATTGCTGGACATTAATTGGGATCAGATCTCAACTTCTGTTGAGAAGCTGACTGATAAGAATGAGTATCAAGGTGTTGGTCTGTTGAACTTTAATGAAAACGAAATTGATAAATGGAAGCAACTATTCCCTGATCCCGAGCATGTCATATTACACCTGGAACATGTGGCTTACAACGTAACCTGGGAGTCGCTCTATCCTGAATGGatagatgaggaagaagaatttGAGGTCCCTACTTGTCCTTTTTTGCCTCAGCTTCAGGTTCCTGGAAAACCACGTCTTGATCTTATTGCCGTCAAGCTTCCATGTAATAAGGCAGGGAGGTGGTCAAGAGACGTGGCTCGTCTCCATTTGCAACTTGCAGCAGCCAGACTTGCTGCTTCTGCTAAGGGTTATCATCCAGTGCGCGTGCTTTTTGTTACTGAatgctttccaattccaaatCTCTTCACTTGCAAGGAACTTATCACTCGCAAAGGGAATGTTTGGCTGTATGAGCCTGACCTAAATAAACTGAGAGAAAAGGCTCGTCTTCCTGTTGGGTCATGTGAACTAGCGGTGCCTCTTAAGGCTAAAG GGCACTTTTACTCAGAAAGGGCACATCGAGAAGCATATGCTACAATCCTGCACTCTGCTCATGTCTACGTTTGCGGTGCCATCGCAGCAGCTCAAAGCATTCGCATGGCTGGTTCTACGCGGGACCTTGTGATACTTGTTGATAAAACCATCAGTGACTATCACCGCAAAGGTTTGGAGGAAGCAGGGTGGAAAATCCACACGATCCAGAGAATCAGGAATCCAAAAGCTGAAAAAGACGCGTATAACGAGTGGAACTACAGCAAATTTCGGCTTTGGCAGCTGACCGATTAcgacaagatcattttcattgatGCTGACTTGCTTATCCTCAGGAATATTGATTTCCTGTTTGAAATGCCCGAAATATCTGCAACCGGCAATAATGCTACTCTGTTCAACTCTGGTGTGATGGTGGTCGAGCCATCAAATTGTACATTCCAGCTGCTTATGGATCACATTAACGAAATCGAGTCCTACAATGGTGGGGATCAGGGGTATCTTAATGAAATATTCACCTGGTGGCATCGGATCCCTAAGCACATGAACTTCTTGAAGCACTTTTGGGAAGGCGATGaggtggagaagaaggagatgaaaacACGTCTGTTTGGTGCCGATCCTCCAATCCTTTACGTCCTCCACTATCTCGGTAACAAACCATGGCTATGCTTCCGGGACTACGACTGCAACTGGAATGTAGACATCCTGCAGGAGTTTGCGAGCGATGTCGCCCACCGGACGTGGTGGAAGGTCCACGACGCCATGCCGGAGAACTTGCACAAGTTCTGCTTGCTTCGTTCGAAGCAGAAGGCGGGTTTGGAGTGGGACCGAAGGCAAGCCGAGAAAGGGAACTACACAGACGGTCACTGGAAGATCAAGATAAAAGACGAACGTCTAAAGACATGCTTCGAGAAGTTTTGTTTCTGGGAAAGCATGTTGTGGCATTGGGGCGAAAAGAACTGGACCGACAATGCGACCGTCACTCCCTCACTGCCTGCGATTAGTACATCATCCCTCCCTTCTTTATGA
- the LOC120294452 gene encoding antifungal protein ginkbilobin-like protein, translating into MTTLQRLAITAFCLVCCRSNLARSDPDVSGVNYICNPDTYSDDSLYAFNVEEALYAIPYNTATQGFNYYTVSSNDLAKCYAHGACNGEISYNDCYICLETAVYQIMNQYCPLRIGGHLQLVDCRIRYENYPFKE; encoded by the coding sequence ATGACCACTCTCCAGCGACTTGCAATTACGGCGTTCTGCTTGGTCTGTTGTCGCAGCAATCTCGCAAGAAGCGACCCAGATGTTTCAGGGGTGAATTACATCTGTAACCCGGATACATACTCGGACGACTCCCTTTACGCTTTCAACGTAGAAGAAGCTCTTTATGCCATACCGTATAACACGGCAACCCAAGGTTTCAACTATTACACAGTCTCTTCAAATGATCTCGCTAAATGCTACGCCCACGGAGCTTGCAACGGCGAAATCTCATACAATGATTGCTACATATGCTTAGAAACTGCCGTTTATCAAATAATGAACCAATATTGTCCCTTGAGGATTGGCGGTCACCTGCAACTTGTGGACTGTAGAATCAGATACGAAAATTACCCTTTCAAGGAGTAA
- the LOC104449625 gene encoding putative UDP-glucuronate:xylan alpha-glucuronosyltransferase 3 isoform X1, whose protein sequence is MACYFHQSRLCSASCLSFLSLDETFKRRFQRSKYFKGVEKAFYLPIQARNLNCKISTLKVVLLIILLGTFLTLYCSPAIYNTDHPTSSSSRPSLIGRWTRETAGADLRYASLLDINWDQISTSVEKLTDKNEYQGVGLLNFNENEIDKWKQLFPDPEHVILHLEHVAYNVTWESLYPEWIDEEEEFEVPTCPFLPQLQVPGKPRLDLIAVKLPCNKAGRWSRDVARLHLQLAAARLAASAKGYHPVRVLFVTECFPIPNLFTCKELITRKGNVWLYEPDLNKLREKARLPVGSCELAVPLKAKGHFYSERAHREAYATILHSAHVYVCGAIAAAQSIRMAGSTRDLVILVDKTISDYHRKGLEEAGWKIHTIQRIRNPKAEKDAYNEWNYSKFRLWQLTDYDKIIFIDADLLILRNIDFLFEMPEISATGNNATLFNSGVMVVEPSNCTFQLLMDHINEIESYNGGDQGYLNEIFTWWHRIPKHMNFLKHFWEGDEVEKKEMKTRLFGADPPILYVLHYLGNKPWLCFRDYDCNWNVDILQEFASDVAHRTWWKVHDAMPENLHKFCLLRSKQKAGLEWDRRQAEKGNYTDGHWKIKIKDERLKTCFEKFCFWESMLWHWGEKNWTDNATVTPSLPAISTSSLPSL, encoded by the exons ATGGCATGCTATTTCCATCAATCCAGATTATGTTCTGCCTCCTGCTTAAGTTTTCTATCGCT TGACGAGACATTTAAGAGAAGGTTCCAAAGGAGTAAATATTTCAAAGGTGTTGAGAAAGCTTTCTATTTACCCATCCAAGCAAGGAATTTGAACTGCAAGATATCAACCTTGAAAGTTGTTCTGCTTATCATTTTACTGGGAACTTTTCTGACACTCTATTGTTCTCCGGCAATTTATAATACAGATCATCCCACTAGTTCTTCATCTCG GCCAAGTCTCATTGGTAGATGGACAAGAGAGACTGCCGGTGCAGATCTCCGCTATGCGTCATTGCTGGACATTAATTGGGATCAGATCTCAACTTCTGTTGAGAAGCTGACTGATAAGAATGAGTATCAAGGTGTTGGTCTGTTGAACTTTAATGAAAACGAAATTGATAAATGGAAGCAACTATTCCCTGATCCCGAGCATGTCATATTACACCTGGAACATGTGGCTTACAACGTAACCTGGGAGTCGCTCTATCCTGAATGGatagatgaggaagaagaatttGAGGTCCCTACTTGTCCTTTTTTGCCTCAGCTTCAGGTTCCTGGAAAACCACGTCTTGATCTTATTGCCGTCAAGCTTCCATGTAATAAGGCAGGGAGGTGGTCAAGAGACGTGGCTCGTCTCCATTTGCAACTTGCAGCAGCCAGACTTGCTGCTTCTGCTAAGGGTTATCATCCAGTGCGCGTGCTTTTTGTTACTGAatgctttccaattccaaatCTCTTCACTTGCAAGGAACTTATCACTCGCAAAGGGAATGTTTGGCTGTATGAGCCTGACCTAAATAAACTGAGAGAAAAGGCTCGTCTTCCTGTTGGGTCATGTGAACTAGCGGTGCCTCTTAAGGCTAAAG GGCACTTTTACTCAGAAAGGGCACATCGAGAAGCATATGCTACAATCCTGCACTCTGCTCATGTCTACGTTTGCGGTGCCATCGCAGCAGCTCAAAGCATTCGCATGGCTGGTTCTACGCGGGACCTTGTGATACTTGTTGATAAAACCATCAGTGACTATCACCGCAAAGGTTTGGAGGAAGCAGGGTGGAAAATCCACACGATCCAGAGAATCAGGAATCCAAAAGCTGAAAAAGACGCGTATAACGAGTGGAACTACAGCAAATTTCGGCTTTGGCAGCTGACCGATTAcgacaagatcattttcattgatGCTGACTTGCTTATCCTCAGGAATATTGATTTCCTGTTTGAAATGCCCGAAATATCTGCAACCGGCAATAATGCTACTCTGTTCAACTCTGGTGTGATGGTGGTCGAGCCATCAAATTGTACATTCCAGCTGCTTATGGATCACATTAACGAAATCGAGTCCTACAATGGTGGGGATCAGGGGTATCTTAATGAAATATTCACCTGGTGGCATCGGATCCCTAAGCACATGAACTTCTTGAAGCACTTTTGGGAAGGCGATGaggtggagaagaaggagatgaaaacACGTCTGTTTGGTGCCGATCCTCCAATCCTTTACGTCCTCCACTATCTCGGTAACAAACCATGGCTATGCTTCCGGGACTACGACTGCAACTGGAATGTAGACATCCTGCAGGAGTTTGCGAGCGATGTCGCCCACCGGACGTGGTGGAAGGTCCACGACGCCATGCCGGAGAACTTGCACAAGTTCTGCTTGCTTCGTTCGAAGCAGAAGGCGGGTTTGGAGTGGGACCGAAGGCAAGCCGAGAAAGGGAACTACACAGACGGTCACTGGAAGATCAAGATAAAAGACGAACGTCTAAAGACATGCTTCGAGAAGTTTTGTTTCTGGGAAAGCATGTTGTGGCATTGGGGCGAAAAGAACTGGACCGACAATGCGACCGTCACTCCCTCACTGCCTGCGATTAGTACATCATCCCTCCCTTCTTTATGA
- the LOC104449627 gene encoding uncharacterized protein LOC104449627: MNLVTPWKLRPTPPLAPVPSGLEATAFRPPSRRTHDCSSSFRARPSPNRAFASLARKRDSQPEPVLKPTIVEEVSAGVDEEEDAVIFDGFDDDALDDEYEDRNFEDEYLEDDAEVYAGDGGGGGGISLAGTWWDKEALAIAQEVSRSFDGDLKIYAFKTLLNCTIQVRIENLSKRSGSPSIEDIEAFSVTYRARLGEAEAAKSVPENLSLEVSSPGVERVIGVPHDFDRFMDRSMFVKYIAETDSSGSSSEGDGIFKLVSVDMETKCCTWGLADVRANREKAGKGRPLNKKQREWRLTTSFDSLRLVRLYSDI, translated from the exons ATGAACTTGGTGACGCCATGGAAGCTGAGACCGACGCCCCCGCTCGCTCCTGTTCCCTCCGGCCTCGAAGCGACCGCCTTCCGCCCACCTTCTCGCCGTACCCACGATTGCTCATCCTCTTTCCGCGCGCGCCCGTCTCCGAACAGGGCATTCGCGTCGCTCGCCAGGAAGCGGGACTCGCAGCCCGAGCCGGTCCTGAAGCCGACCATCGTCGAAGAAGTGTCGGCGGGTGTCGACGAAGAGGAGGACGCGGTCATCTTCGACGGTTTTGATGATG ATGCATTGGATGATGAGTATGAGGATaggaattttgaagatgagtaTCTGGAAGATGATGCTGAAGTCTAT GCTGGGgatggaggtggaggaggtgggATTTCTCTCGCCGGGACTTGGTGGGACAAAGAAGCATTAGCGATAGCTCAAGAGGTCTCTCGGTCTTTTGATGGCGATTTGAAGATATATGCCTTCAAAACGCTGTTGAATTGCACAATTCAAGTTCGCATCGAAAATCTTTCCAAGAG GTCTGGTTCCCCTAGTATAGAAGATATAGAAGCATTTTCTGTGACCTATAGAGCTCGTCTAGGTGAAGCTGAGGCTGCCAAATCTGTACCAGAGAATTTATCTTTGGAG GTCTCATCTCCTGGCGTTGAAAGAGTCATTGGCGTTCCACATGATTTTGATCGGttcatggatcgatccatgtTTGTAAAATACATCGCAGAGACAGACTCGAGCGGCTCATCATCGGAAGGTGATGGCATCTTCAAACTTGTTTCCGTCGACATGGAGACCAAATGTTGCACCTGGGGTCTAGCCGATGTAAGAGCGAACAGAGAAAAAGCCGGCAAAGGAAGGCCTCTTAATAAAAAGCAACGGGAATGGCGTTTGACTACATCCTTCGATTCTTTACGCCTTGTTCGACTATATTCTGATATCTGA
- the LOC104449626 gene encoding tRNA nucleotidyltransferase cca2: MRASLLNGNSSGLSLRSIVRSCDSLALGSVWSPLKARNPTKTAGLLSCESMSTNSPVVRVKAKIDLAEKEKMIFDRLLATVRHFNLPTQLRVAGGWVRDKLLGKECYDIDIALDDMLGSTFVDKVTQYLASTGEEAQGLAVIRSNPDQSKHLETARMRLYDMWIDFVNLRSEKYSENSRIPTQMDFGTAEEDAYRRDLTINRCFTISTPARLEDLTGRGIDDLRSGKIVTPLAPKETFLDDPLRVLRAVRFGTRFSFTLDEELKRAAASNDVKDALAAKISRERIGTEVDLMVSGNEPVKAIAYIYELQLFWVVFSLPHEHELTLPQECDRLCLAYMDAAWSLLQLIGSLSLTDEQRRLSLYAALFFPFRTITYKDNKGKKIPIVNYIFRNSLKRKASDAETVVSVHSAVARLLSLIPFLESNGDGELNEDGMGTEFLDIPASSKLRVLTGFLLREVKDFWQVALLISVLAYPSPIGCSEDAMLKHNELDKRKEVFRAVENAILTLGLEKIWEVKPLVTGKDIMNILQLKCGGPLVKEWQQKLLAWQLANPAGTADECLEWMRQTHSKRIKME, encoded by the exons ATGAGAGCGTCGTTATTGAACGGCAACAGTTCAGGTCTTTCTCTTAGAAGCATCGTCCGTAGTTGCGATTCTCTTGCTTTGGGAAGCGTTTGGAGTCCTCTTAAGGCGCGAAACCCGACTAAAACAGCGGGACTCTTGAGTTGTGAATCGATGTCAACGAATTCGCCGGTGGTGCGAGTGAAGGCAAAGATCGATTTGgcagagaaggagaagatgatcTTTGATAGGCTTCTCGCCACCGTTCGTCATTTCAATCTCCCTACCCAGCTGCGGGTGGCTGGTGGCTGGGTCCGTGATAAG CTTCTAGGGAAAGAGTGTTATGATATCGATATTGCTCTCGATGACATGTTGGGTAGTACATTCGTTGATAAGGTTACCCAATATTTGGCGTCAACGGGGGAAGAGGCACAAGGTCTGGCTGTTATCCGGAG CAACCCAGACCAGTCGAAACATCTGGAAACAGCAAGGATGCGCCTCTATGATATGTGGATAGATTTTGTGAACCTAAGGTCTGAAAAGTACAGTGAGAATAGCCGAATTCCCACCCAGATG GATTTTGGCACTGCGGAAGAGGATGCTTATAGAAGGGATTTAACTATAAACAG ATGTTTTACAATATCAACACCAGCTCGCCTTGAAGATTTAACTGGGAGAG GAATTGACGATCTTAGATCAGGAAAAATTGTGACACCTCTAGCCCCAAAGGAAACGTTTCTGGATGATCCTCTGCGAGTTCTTCGTGCTGTTCGCTTTG GCACAAGGTTCAGTTTTACATTGGATGAAGAGCTGAAGAGAGCTGCTGCATCCAATGATGTCAAAGATGCACTTGCAGCTAAAATCAGTAGAGAGCGCATCGGAACAGAA GTTGATCTGATGGTATCGGGCAATGAACCAGTTAAAGCTATTGCTTACATCTATGAGTTGCAATTATTTTGGGTTGTCTTCAGTCTACCTCATGAACATGAACTGACATTGCCACAAGAGTGCGATAG GCTTTGCTTGGCTTATATGGATGCTGCATGGAGCCTTCTGCAGCTAATTGGATCGTTGTCTCTTACT GATGAACAAAGAAGATTGTCCTTGTATGCAGCTCTGTTTTTCCCATTCAGAACCATCACATACAAAGATAACAAAGGAAAGAAG ATTCCAATTGTCAACTACATTTTTCGGAACTCTCTCAAGCGAAAGGCTAGCGATGCTGAGACA GTCGTCAGTGTACACTCTGCTGTGGCGAGACTGCTTAGCTTGATTCCTTTTCTTGAATCAAATGGTGATGGAGAGCTGAATGAAGATGGTATGGGCACTGAATTTCTTGATATCCCTGCTTCATCAAAGCTGCGGGTATTAACAG GATTTCTCCTGCGAGAAGTAAAGGATTTCTGGCAAGTAGCATTATTGATTTCTGTGCTGGCTTATCCCTCTCCTATTGGCTGCTCTGAAGATGCCATGTTAAAGCACAATGAATTAGACAAGAGAAAAGAGGTGTTCCGGGCAGTTGAGAATGCTATTCTCACATTAG GCCTAGAAAAAATATGGGAAGTGAAGCCTTTAGTCACTGGAAAGGACATTATGAATATTCTCCAGCTCAAATGTGGAGGTCCATTGGTTAAAGAATGG caacAAAAGCTACTTGCATGGCAGCTGGCAAACCCGGCCGGAACTGCAGATGAGTGCCTCGAATGGATGAGGCAAACTCATTCGAAGCGAATAAAAATGGAGTGA